A single Tenacibaculum sp. Bg11-29 DNA region contains:
- a CDS encoding helix-turn-helix domain-containing protein: protein MAIQDIKTYKYQDVFSLQTVQFEKACVVNKPEQIDTYKIFWIKEGKGTYHIDFESYSFNGGVLFFLSPGQIFSVDSEKIKEAYQLSFVQDFYCIQAHDAEVACNGILFNNIYETPFVKPCEKDIQKLSFIIESLVDEFENTETAQYDMLQAYLKQFIIHAVRIKKEHHVVKEAVETKLFKDFSLLVELNFKKLHSVTDYAGRLGISPKSLTKHFNKIGVKSPSDFIKNRIIIEAKRRLLYSTKTIKYIAFDLGFNDPAYFSRFFTKATGHSPKQFQKEQREL from the coding sequence TATAAAAACCTATAAATACCAAGATGTTTTTTCATTGCAAACCGTACAGTTCGAAAAAGCATGCGTAGTAAATAAGCCAGAACAAATAGATACTTATAAAATTTTTTGGATAAAAGAAGGTAAGGGAACTTATCATATCGATTTTGAAAGCTATTCATTTAATGGCGGAGTCTTGTTTTTTTTATCACCAGGGCAAATTTTTTCTGTAGACTCAGAAAAAATTAAAGAAGCATATCAATTAAGCTTTGTACAAGATTTTTATTGCATACAAGCGCATGATGCTGAGGTTGCTTGTAACGGAATTTTGTTCAATAATATCTATGAAACTCCATTTGTAAAACCATGTGAAAAAGATATTCAGAAACTAAGTTTTATAATTGAAAGCTTAGTAGATGAATTCGAAAATACAGAAACTGCGCAATATGATATGTTACAAGCCTATTTAAAACAGTTTATTATACATGCAGTTCGTATAAAAAAAGAACACCACGTTGTAAAAGAAGCTGTTGAAACGAAGCTATTTAAAGATTTTAGTTTGTTAGTAGAGTTAAACTTTAAAAAACTACACAGTGTTACTGATTATGCAGGTCGTTTAGGAATTTCACCCAAGTCATTAACAAAGCACTTTAATAAAATAGGCGTTAAAAGTCCGAGTGATTTTATTAAAAATAGAATTATAATTGAAGCCAAACGTAGGCTACTGTATTCTACAAAAACTATAAAATATATTGCGTTTGATTTAGGGTTTAATGATCCTGCTTACTTTTCTCGCTTTTTTACGAAAGCAACAGGGCATTCACCAAAACAATTTCAAAAAGAACAAAGAGAGCTCTAA
- a CDS encoding carboxymuconolactone decarboxylase family protein, which produces MSTRIKTLNPETTTGKSKELFDAVQNKLGFIPNLIKVFGNSPATLQTYLSLGDLTASGNFSNKFREQLALAIAEENECDYCLSAHTAIGKMNGLTDAETEQNRQGLAADEKVQAGLNLAQSITKNRGNISSDEIAAAKVAGYNDSDILEIVLNVVSNTLTNYVNHIAKTEVDFPKVEAGKFTVNS; this is translated from the coding sequence ATGAGTACTAGAATTAAAACATTAAATCCAGAAACGACTACAGGGAAATCAAAAGAATTATTTGATGCTGTACAAAACAAATTAGGTTTTATACCTAACCTAATAAAAGTATTTGGTAATTCACCAGCTACATTACAAACCTACTTAAGTTTAGGTGATTTAACTGCAAGCGGAAATTTTTCTAATAAGTTTAGAGAACAACTAGCATTAGCAATTGCTGAAGAGAACGAATGTGATTACTGCTTATCTGCACATACAGCAATAGGTAAAATGAATGGCTTAACAGATGCTGAAACAGAACAAAACAGACAAGGTTTGGCAGCTGATGAAAAGGTACAAGCAGGTTTAAACTTAGCACAAAGCATTACTAAAAATAGAGGTAATATAAGTTCTGATGAAATTGCAGCAGCAAAAGTAGCAGGATATAATGATAGTGACATCTTAGAAATTGTTTTAAATGTAGTTTCTAACACATTAACAAACTATGTAAATCATATTGCAAAAACTGAGGTTGACTTTCCAAAAGTAGAAGCAGGGAAGTTTACTGTAAATTCTTAA
- a CDS encoding cupredoxin domain-containing protein, translated as MKRIIAILVLVLSVSFQANAQEAKTVSLEQTKGEFTQKGLTLSEGTYIFEISNKEVGHDVGFVLAPKGKVEAENHIKNAYVTSVVKNNSKSTSKKVTLKKGEYVYFCPLNPTPQYTLTVE; from the coding sequence ATGAAACGTATTATCGCAATTTTAGTATTAGTATTAAGTGTTAGTTTTCAAGCAAACGCACAAGAAGCAAAAACAGTATCTTTAGAACAAACAAAAGGTGAGTTTACTCAAAAAGGATTAACTTTAAGTGAAGGAACATATATCTTTGAAATTTCTAATAAAGAAGTAGGTCATGATGTAGGTTTTGTATTAGCTCCTAAAGGAAAAGTAGAAGCAGAAAACCACATTAAAAATGCATATGTAACTTCTGTAGTTAAAAATAATTCGAAGTCTACTTCTAAAAAAGTAACTTTAAAGAAAGGTGAATATGTATATTTTTGCCCTTTAAATCCAACTCCTCAATATACTTTAACTGTTGAATAA
- a CDS encoding retropepsin-like aspartic protease produces MKFKKVLYLVFLLIVLSSCAGAKIRKILKVGEVAQKNYKVTFPFEYTKTGHILIKATIKGEIYDFILDTGATNIISNELAEKLKVVTIGSSKISDINEKSTSLAYVKLDDIAIGGINFKGTIGSILDLKKGDLACLEVDGLIGSNLMRHAVWDFDFQNKMITITDNEKTLNIPSNYSESKIFVGDAYQVSIITKVNEERVLNNVIDLGNPGCTKLRYKVFKEQKESKRIKKYIKGSGGSGFGAFGRSIEKRNSYLARINKFRIGDYFINNAIVSVEDENTNIGLGFLKNYRVIFNWKTKKFKMIKQRNKDKGNIITFGFKSTFEKNKLYIDYLYDNIKASKILKYRDQILSINNKDYSYVSDSQWCEIFQMGLLKNLKINKIKIKVLRDGEELEFDLEKVKLL; encoded by the coding sequence ATGAAATTTAAAAAAGTATTGTACTTAGTATTTTTATTAATAGTATTAAGCAGTTGTGCTGGAGCAAAAATAAGAAAGATTCTTAAAGTAGGTGAAGTTGCTCAGAAAAATTATAAGGTAACTTTTCCATTTGAATATACTAAAACAGGACATATTCTTATAAAAGCAACAATTAAAGGAGAAATATATGATTTTATTTTAGATACAGGCGCTACTAATATTATTTCTAATGAATTAGCGGAAAAATTAAAGGTTGTTACTATTGGTTCTTCTAAGATATCTGATATTAATGAAAAATCAACAAGCTTAGCATATGTGAAATTAGATGACATAGCCATTGGAGGAATAAACTTTAAAGGAACAATAGGTTCTATATTGGATCTTAAAAAAGGAGATTTAGCTTGTTTAGAAGTAGATGGGCTAATAGGTTCTAATTTAATGAGGCATGCTGTTTGGGATTTTGATTTTCAAAATAAAATGATAACCATTACTGATAACGAAAAAACTTTAAATATACCCTCTAATTATTCTGAATCAAAAATATTTGTTGGCGATGCGTATCAAGTATCAATTATTACAAAAGTAAATGAAGAAAGAGTCTTAAACAATGTAATAGACTTAGGTAATCCAGGTTGTACTAAATTGAGATACAAGGTTTTCAAAGAACAAAAAGAATCAAAAAGAATTAAAAAATATATTAAAGGTTCAGGAGGTTCAGGTTTTGGAGCTTTTGGAAGAAGTATAGAAAAGAGAAATTCATATTTAGCTAGAATTAATAAATTTAGAATAGGAGACTATTTTATAAATAACGCTATTGTGAGTGTAGAGGATGAAAATACTAATATTGGATTGGGTTTTCTTAAGAACTATAGGGTTATTTTCAACTGGAAAACAAAAAAGTTTAAAATGATTAAACAACGTAATAAAGATAAAGGTAACATAATAACTTTTGGATTTAAATCTACATTTGAAAAGAACAAACTATATATTGATTATTTGTACGATAATATTAAGGCTTCAAAGATTTTAAAATATAGAGATCAAATATTAAGTATAAATAATAAAGATTATTCCTACGTAAGTGATAGTCAATGGTGTGAAATTTTTCAAATGGGGCTTTTAAAAAATTTAAAAATTAATAAAATAAAGATAAAAGTATTGAGAGATGGAGAAGAGTTAGAGTTTGATTTAGAAAAAGTAAAATTATTGTAA
- a CDS encoding DUF2975 domain-containing protein, translated as MKKIIYICAKTFFYLFTFFFVFVLLFSILSLVEKHGILDVPYVDIIENDVDDFNAKIKIPIVNGIIKYQFSYTIVFMWLWLLFYSIYFYVLKDFFRIFIDNELFNAKSLNKLKIFFKLNFIPIILNIGIIVIGWTKKEKVSFEEEYFFIFIHSCVALLIYLYIDLFKKGRRLQEENNLTI; from the coding sequence ATGAAAAAAATTATTTACATCTGTGCTAAAACCTTTTTTTACTTATTTACCTTTTTTTTTGTATTTGTACTTTTATTTTCGATTTTATCTTTAGTTGAAAAGCATGGAATTCTTGACGTTCCTTATGTTGATATCATAGAGAATGATGTAGATGATTTTAATGCTAAAATTAAAATTCCGATTGTAAACGGGATAATTAAGTACCAGTTTTCATATACGATTGTTTTTATGTGGCTCTGGCTGTTGTTTTATTCAATATATTTTTATGTTCTAAAAGATTTTTTTAGAATTTTCATCGATAATGAGTTGTTTAATGCAAAGTCATTAAATAAACTTAAAATATTCTTTAAACTAAATTTTATTCCAATAATTTTAAATATTGGTATTATTGTAATTGGTTGGACAAAAAAAGAGAAAGTTAGTTTTGAAGAAGAATACTTTTTCATTTTTATTCATTCTTGTGTAGCGCTTTTAATTTATTTATATATTGATCTTTTTAAGAAAGGAAGAAGATTACAAGAAGAAAATAATTTAACCATTTAG
- a CDS encoding helix-turn-helix transcriptional regulator: MPIIVNLDVILAKRKMRSKDLAEEIGITAANLSILKSGKAKAIRFSTLEAICAVLECQPADILEYKKNN, from the coding sequence ATGCCTATAATTGTAAATTTAGATGTAATACTTGCTAAGCGAAAGATGAGAAGTAAAGATTTGGCTGAAGAGATTGGTATTACGGCAGCTAATTTATCTATTTTAAAATCAGGTAAAGCTAAAGCCATTCGTTTTTCTACGTTAGAAGCTATTTGTGCGGTTTTAGAATGTCAACCTGCAGATATTTTAGAATATAAAAAGAATAATTGA
- a CDS encoding aminopeptidase P family protein — protein MKYNPINRDLFIKNRKNFMAKMKPNSLAIFNSNDVYPVSADSALPFEQHRDIFFLSGADQEESILILFPNCPKENLREVLFLRETNEHIAVWEGEKLTKEKALATSGIKTVFWLQDLEKVLAEMMALAETVYINTNEHYRASVETETREARFTKWLLNKYPAHSVAKSNPILQRLRSLKNPIELDLLQQACDITEKGFRRVLDFVKPGVWEYEIEAEFIHEFIRNRSKKFAYTPIIASGNNANVLHYIENNQQCKAGELILMDVGAEYANYSSDMTRTIPVSGRFSDRQKAVYNAVNRVKNDATKLLVPGTIWADYHLEVGKLMTSELLGLGLLDKADVQNEDKDWPAYKKYFMHGTSHHMGLDTHDYGLLHQPMEANMVFTVEPGIYIPNEGFGIRLEDDVVIQEKGDPFNLMRNIPIDADEIEDIMNP, from the coding sequence ATGAAATACAACCCAATAAATCGAGACTTATTTATAAAAAATCGTAAAAACTTTATGGCGAAGATGAAGCCAAACAGTTTAGCTATTTTTAACTCTAATGACGTATATCCAGTAAGTGCAGATAGCGCACTACCTTTTGAACAACATCGTGATATATTTTTCTTAAGCGGTGCAGACCAAGAAGAAAGCATTTTAATATTATTTCCTAATTGCCCAAAAGAAAATTTACGTGAAGTATTATTTTTACGTGAAACAAACGAACATATTGCTGTTTGGGAAGGTGAAAAACTAACCAAAGAAAAAGCATTAGCAACTAGCGGAATAAAAACTGTTTTCTGGTTACAAGATTTAGAAAAAGTATTAGCCGAAATGATGGCACTTGCCGAAACTGTTTACATAAATACCAATGAACATTATCGTGCTTCTGTTGAAACAGAAACTCGTGAAGCTCGTTTTACAAAGTGGTTATTAAACAAATATCCTGCACATTCAGTTGCTAAAAGTAATCCTATTTTACAGCGCTTACGTTCACTAAAAAATCCAATAGAATTAGATTTATTACAACAAGCCTGTGATATTACTGAAAAAGGATTTAGACGTGTATTAGATTTTGTAAAACCTGGTGTTTGGGAATATGAAATTGAAGCTGAATTTATTCATGAATTTATTAGAAATCGTTCTAAAAAATTCGCTTATACACCTATTATTGCTTCAGGTAACAACGCAAATGTTTTACATTATATTGAAAACAACCAACAATGTAAAGCTGGTGAATTAATATTAATGGATGTTGGTGCTGAGTACGCTAATTATTCTTCAGACATGACACGTACAATACCTGTTTCTGGTCGTTTTTCTGACAGACAAAAAGCAGTGTACAACGCGGTAAATCGTGTAAAAAACGATGCCACAAAATTATTAGTTCCGGGAACTATCTGGGCTGATTATCATCTTGAAGTTGGTAAATTAATGACCTCTGAATTATTAGGCCTAGGTTTATTAGACAAAGCAGACGTACAGAATGAAGATAAAGACTGGCCAGCATATAAAAAATACTTTATGCACGGTACTTCGCACCATATGGGCTTAGACACGCATGATTACGGATTGTTACACCAACCTATGGAAGCGAATATGGTATTTACTGTAGAGCCGGGTATTTATATCCCTAACGAAGGTTTTGGTATTCGTTTAGAAGATGATGTGGTTATTCAAGAAAAAGGAGATCCTTTTAACTTAATGCGTAACATACCTATTGATGCAGATGAAATTGAAGATATTATGAATCCTTAG
- a CDS encoding Crp/Fnr family transcriptional regulator, whose protein sequence is MNFSNYIENIIESQEFDSQISEIFSFFKPLQLTKNNFLVEKGKICEYFCFIENGVLQHSIEVSEEERTTYLALKNSCTAALKSYLQKTPSRKSIKALSNCNLQVILVADFKHLLKTNKVFQQFYYTLIEKQIFLIDDYRIDLLTLTPEDRYKKLLLNEPNLLGEVPLRYLASFLGISTRHMSRIRKNIK, encoded by the coding sequence GTGAATTTTTCTAATTACATAGAAAACATAATAGAATCTCAGGAGTTTGATAGTCAAATTTCTGAGATTTTTAGTTTCTTTAAACCATTACAATTAACAAAAAACAATTTTCTGGTTGAAAAAGGAAAAATTTGTGAATACTTCTGTTTTATCGAAAACGGTGTTTTACAACATTCCATTGAAGTATCCGAAGAAGAAAGAACAACCTATTTAGCCTTAAAAAACTCTTGTACAGCTGCTTTAAAAAGCTACCTACAAAAAACACCATCACGTAAAAGCATTAAAGCTTTAAGCAACTGCAATTTACAAGTAATTTTGGTAGCAGATTTTAAACATCTATTAAAAACCAATAAAGTATTTCAACAATTTTATTATACTTTAATTGAAAAGCAAATATTTTTAATTGATGATTACAGAATAGATCTACTAACACTAACGCCAGAAGATCGTTACAAAAAATTACTACTTAACGAACCTAACTTATTAGGAGAGGTTCCACTACGTTACCTAGCTTCTTTTTTAGGGATTTCTACCAGACATATGAGTAGAATTCGTAAAAACATAAAATAG
- a CDS encoding DEAD/DEAH box helicase: protein MTFKSLGLSDALLKAIKEKGYDTPSPIQAKAIPHILAGKDVLASAQTGTGKTAGFTLPVLQRLAESKHPKYRPVRALVLTPTRELAAQVYDNVREYSTYLDIRSTVVFGGVKAASQIKTLRQGVDILVATPGRLLDLHDQKAVSFNRIEVLILDEADRMLDMGFVRDINKIISFMPAKRQNLMFSATFSQEIKRLAGGILRDPVSVEAEPENSTAEKVSQKAYAVDKGKKTEVVINLIKDGNWSQVLIFTRTKHGANKLTEKLVKAGISAAAIHGNKSQGARTKALANFKSNTNRVLVATDIAARGIDIPLLPHVINFELPNVPEDYVHRIGRTGRAGAKGEAISLVCSEETEYQKEIEKILKQKLKTEVIEGYEPKDTAGPKRAATQKKKSGGGKKKGVGASHRGASEGNKKPKRERPSDPSRRSDGAPKKNRRR from the coding sequence ATGACATTTAAATCTTTAGGATTATCTGATGCTTTATTAAAAGCGATCAAAGAAAAAGGATACGATACTCCATCTCCAATACAAGCAAAAGCAATTCCACATATTTTAGCAGGAAAAGATGTATTAGCTTCAGCACAAACTGGTACCGGGAAAACTGCAGGTTTTACATTACCTGTTTTACAACGATTAGCAGAATCGAAACACCCAAAATATCGCCCTGTAAGAGCATTGGTTTTAACGCCAACAAGAGAATTAGCTGCTCAGGTTTACGATAACGTAAGAGAATACAGTACTTATTTAGATATAAGATCTACCGTAGTTTTTGGTGGTGTAAAAGCAGCCAGTCAAATAAAAACTTTAAGACAAGGAGTAGATATATTAGTTGCCACTCCTGGTAGATTATTAGATTTACACGATCAAAAAGCAGTTTCTTTTAATCGAATAGAAGTACTTATTTTAGATGAAGCTGATAGAATGCTAGACATGGGTTTTGTGAGAGATATTAACAAAATCATTAGTTTTATGCCTGCAAAGCGTCAGAATTTAATGTTTTCTGCTACGTTTTCACAAGAAATAAAAAGATTAGCTGGAGGAATTTTAAGAGACCCTGTTTCTGTAGAAGCCGAACCTGAAAACTCAACAGCAGAGAAAGTTTCTCAAAAAGCATACGCTGTAGATAAAGGTAAAAAAACTGAGGTTGTCATCAATTTAATTAAAGACGGTAACTGGAGTCAGGTTTTAATCTTTACAAGAACAAAACATGGCGCCAATAAGTTAACTGAAAAATTGGTAAAAGCAGGTATTTCTGCTGCTGCAATTCATGGAAATAAAAGTCAAGGTGCTCGAACAAAAGCATTGGCTAATTTTAAAAGCAATACGAATAGAGTTTTAGTAGCTACTGATATTGCTGCTCGTGGTATTGACATTCCATTATTACCGCACGTTATAAATTTTGAGTTACCAAATGTACCAGAAGATTATGTACATAGAATTGGTAGAACTGGTAGAGCTGGTGCAAAGGGAGAAGCTATTTCTTTAGTTTGTAGCGAAGAAACGGAATACCAAAAAGAAATAGAAAAAATACTAAAGCAAAAATTAAAGACCGAAGTTATTGAAGGGTACGAACCTAAAGATACTGCTGGTCCTAAAAGAGCTGCAACCCAAAAGAAAAAATCTGGAGGAGGAAAGAAAAAAGGAGTAGGTGCTTCACATAGAGGGGCATCTGAGGGAAATAAAAAACCAAAGAGAGAACGTCCTAGCGATCCTTCAAGAAGAAGTGACGGGGCTCCAAAAAAAAATAGAAGAAGATAA
- a CDS encoding succinylglutamate desuccinylase/aspartoacylase family protein — translation MFEQEFKNKIVEIRGQKIGLGESKLIKIPVDRLPTGTLIEIPVYIFNGDELGPTVLLQGGLHGDEVNSVELVRRLLIDKTYKIHRGCVIVVPLLNVFGFLSLSRNMHGKDVNRSFPGSKNGSLASRMAYYLMKELVKNVDFAIDFHTGGAQRNNFPQIRYTPEDNRGFELAKLFNAPLFFGSKLIPKSFRNQCYKNNIPVIVYEGGESLRLDENAIQQGIDGTLRILRYFKMIHKDVKIHQNSTSIQLYKRKWIRAKVAGLFNPKVKNGANVKKGEILGHIMDTYGETNFAVKAPTDGYIISKNNFPVVNMGDALFHFGKT, via the coding sequence ATGTTCGAACAAGAGTTTAAAAACAAAATCGTAGAAATACGCGGGCAAAAAATTGGTTTGGGCGAATCTAAATTAATTAAAATCCCTGTAGATAGATTACCCACTGGTACGCTTATTGAAATTCCAGTATATATTTTTAATGGAGATGAACTTGGTCCTACAGTTTTACTACAAGGAGGTCTACATGGTGATGAAGTAAACAGTGTTGAACTTGTTCGCAGGCTTTTGATAGATAAAACGTATAAAATTCATAGAGGCTGTGTTATTGTAGTTCCTTTATTAAATGTTTTTGGGTTTTTAAGTTTATCTCGTAACATGCACGGTAAAGATGTAAACCGAAGCTTCCCAGGTTCTAAAAATGGTTCATTAGCAAGTCGAATGGCATATTATTTAATGAAAGAACTTGTAAAAAATGTTGATTTTGCTATTGATTTTCATACTGGCGGTGCGCAACGAAATAATTTCCCTCAAATAAGATATACCCCTGAAGATAATCGAGGGTTTGAACTCGCTAAATTATTTAATGCACCATTATTTTTTGGATCTAAGCTTATTCCGAAATCTTTTAGAAACCAATGTTATAAAAACAATATCCCTGTGATTGTATATGAGGGAGGAGAATCATTACGATTAGATGAAAATGCTATTCAACAGGGAATAGATGGAACTTTACGTATTTTAAGGTATTTTAAGATGATTCATAAAGATGTTAAAATTCATCAAAACTCAACATCCATTCAACTTTATAAACGAAAATGGATTCGTGCTAAAGTTGCTGGTTTATTTAACCCTAAAGTTAAAAACGGAGCAAACGTTAAAAAAGGAGAGATCTTAGGTCACATTATGGATACTTACGGTGAAACAAATTTTGCTGTAAAAGCTCCTACTGATGGTTATATTATCTCAAAAAACAATTTCCCTGTCGTAAATATGGGAGACGCTTTATTTCACTTCGGAAAAACATAA
- a CDS encoding RimK family alpha-L-glutamate ligase: protein MNIFILSVSDQIYSTQRIYKEANRRGHKIRIINHLKCAIKLTNGKSKIIYNGDNIIDIPDVIIPRIGASATRHGAAVVKEFEMNGVYTTASSSGILQSQNKACTLQIMNRKNIPIPDTLFSVNPENISEQIDLLGGAPIIIKLQEGTHGSGVILAESKKSAKSIIDTMYNTNTSVLLQEFIKESNSEDVRAFVVGNKVVSSMKRKGSDDDFRSNIHQGGSGFKIDLSPEEIKIAINAAQYLNLPITGVDLVRSKRGSLLIEVNSTPGLQGIEAYTKDNIAKSIIKFLEENVRTRV from the coding sequence ATGAATATTTTTATTCTTTCTGTTAGCGACCAAATATATTCTACTCAAAGAATATACAAAGAAGCCAATCGCCGTGGGCATAAAATTAGAATTATTAATCATTTAAAATGTGCTATAAAACTAACAAACGGGAAATCAAAAATAATTTATAATGGCGATAATATTATTGACATTCCTGATGTTATTATTCCAAGAATTGGAGCTTCTGCCACTCGCCATGGGGCTGCTGTTGTTAAAGAATTTGAAATGAACGGAGTATATACAACAGCTAGTTCTTCGGGAATTTTACAATCACAGAATAAAGCTTGTACTTTACAAATAATGAATCGAAAAAACATTCCAATTCCTGACACTCTTTTTTCGGTAAACCCAGAAAATATTAGTGAACAGATAGATTTGCTAGGAGGTGCTCCCATTATAATAAAACTACAAGAAGGTACTCACGGTTCGGGAGTTATTTTAGCTGAAAGTAAAAAGTCAGCAAAATCAATTATCGATACTATGTACAATACAAATACTAGTGTTTTATTACAAGAATTTATCAAGGAAAGTAATAGTGAAGATGTTCGAGCTTTTGTGGTCGGTAATAAAGTCGTTTCATCTATGAAACGAAAGGGCTCAGATGATGATTTTCGTTCGAATATACACCAAGGTGGTAGTGGATTTAAAATTGATTTATCTCCTGAAGAAATAAAAATAGCGATAAATGCTGCACAATACTTAAACTTACCAATAACAGGAGTTGACTTAGTTCGCTCTAAAAGAGGCTCTTTGTTAATTGAAGTTAATTCAACCCCTGGTTTGCAAGGAATAGAAGCATACACAAAAGATAATATTGCTAAATCTATTATTAAATTTTTAGAAGAAAATGTTCGAACAAGAGTTTAA